From Fusarium oxysporum f. sp. lycopersici 4287 chromosome 10, whole genome shotgun sequence, the proteins below share one genomic window:
- a CDS encoding UDPglucose 6-dehydrogenase, whose amino-acid sequence MSSNGTQEAPIEVRRICCVGAGYVGKFQKPFPIDSPRESEKLVYRICESCDKALDIMTARLSTPRNAIHRSNNAIEFQQTNKLHTGGPTAAVVAFQNPNIQVTVVDRDTTRIRRWNSRHPPIYEPGLHDIVRIARDGGRPTKISNEPTTDSEGSSAEDGEIAVAERKPNLFFSTDIAKHISEADIVLVAVNTPTKYRGVGAGSATDMTAFEAVTGVVAQYAREGAIIVEKSTVPCRTAQLVADTLNMHRPGVHFEILSNPEFLAAGTAVNDLLYPDRILIGSAPTPSGKRAAEALVKVYNAWIPRERILTTNVWSSELAKLVANSMLAQRISSINSISAVCEQTGADVDEVARAVGVDPRIGNKFLMAGIGFGGSCFKKDVLNLVYLAETMGLPEVAEYWRQVVKMNEYARDRFSNRVIKCLNNTLVGKKVTILGFAFKKNTSDTREAPALEMIKTLLEERPREVAVFDPCCNPLVIKAEIKELLGPLAEGHNITVHGNAYDACESSTAIIIATEFDEFRNQPPPPPAPTPAVQSKTIGRKPNPKADPRPFESATPSANELLALHKHLVQRADVQSHDPLDRFNVEPSCEDDCPDCIQERESKDNGFATGMGSSEEYKPKERVDWVRISESMAKPRWVFDGRGVIDSREMVKLGVRVESVGRQHRF is encoded by the exons atgtcttcaAACGGTACTCAGGAGGCCCCCATTGAGGTCCGCCGCATCTGCTGTGTTGGTGCTGGTTACGTTGGTAAGTTTCAGAAACCTTTTCCAATCGACTCCCCACGAGAGAGCGAAAAGCTGGTGTATCGGATTTGCGAGAGTTGTGACAAGGCGCTCGATATCATGACTGCGCGCTTATCAACCCCTCGAAATGCTATACACCGCTCCAATAACGCAATTGAGTTCCAACAAACTAACAAACTTCACACAGGTGGCCCTACCGCTGCTGTCGTCGCTTTCCAGAACCCGAACATTCAGGTTACTGTCGTCGACCGAGACACCACCCGCATTCGCCGTTGGAACTCCCGCCACCCCCCTATCTACGAGCCCGGTCTGCACGATATCGTCCGAATTGCCCGTGATGGTGGCCGACCTACCAAGATCTCCAATGAGCCTACCACTGATAGTGAGGGTTCCTCTGCTGAGGACGGCGAGATCGCCGTTGCTGAGCGCAAGCCCAACCTGTTCTTCTCCACCGACATTGCCAAGCACATTAGCGAGGCCGATATTGTCCTGGTTGCCGTTAACACTCCCACCAAGTACCGTGGTGTTGGTGCCGGCAGCGCCACTGATATGACCGCTTTCGAGGCTGTCACCGGCGTCGTTGCTCAGTACGCCCGCGAGGGTGCCATCATTGTCGAGAAGTCGACTGTTCCTTGCCGAACTGCCCAGCTTGTCGCTGATACT CTTAACATGCACCGCCCTGGTGTCCATTTCGAGATTCTCTCCAACCCCGAGTTCTTGGCTGCCGGTACCGCCGTCAACGATCTCCTCTACCCTGACCGTATCCTGATCGGTTCTGCTCCTACCCCCTCCGGTAAGCGAGCTGCCGAGGCTCTCGTCAAGGTTTACAACGCCTGGATTCCTCGCGAGCGCATTCTGACCACCAACGTCTGGTCTTCCGAGCTCGCTAAGCTTGTTGCCAACTCTATGCTGGCTCAGCGTATCTCCtccatcaactccatctccGCTGTTTGCGAGCAGACTGGCGCTGATGTCGATGAAGTCGCCCGTGCTGTCGGTGTTGACCCCCGTATTGGTAACAAGTTCTTGATGGCTGGTATTGGTTTCGGTGGCAGTtgcttcaagaaggatgttCTCAACCTCGTCTACCTTGCTGAGACCATGGGTCTTCCCGAGGTCGCTGAGTACTGGCGCCAGGTTGTCAAGATGAACGAGTATGCCCGTGACCGTTTCTCCAACCGTGTCATCAAGTgcctcaacaacaccctcgTTGGCAAGAAGGTTACCAttcttggctttgctttCAAGAAGAACACCTCCGATACCCGTGAGGCTCCCGCtcttgagatgatcaagaccCTTCTTGAGGAGCGCCCCCGTGAGGTGGCTGTCTTCGATCCCTGCTGTAACCCTCTGGttatcaaggctgagatcaaggagctcCTCGGACCCCTCGCTGAGGGACACAACATCACTGTCCACGGCAATGCCTACGATGCTTGCGAGTCCAGTACCGCCATCATCATTGCTACTGAGTTCGACGAGTTCCGCAACCagcctcctccccctcccgCCCCTACACCTGCCGTCCAATCCAAGACCATTGGCCGCAAGCCCAACCCCAAGGCCGACCCTCGTCCTTTCGAGAGCGCCACCCCCAGTGCCAACGAGCTCCTCGCTCTCCACAAGCACCTTGTCCAACGTGCTGATGTCCAGTCCCATGACCCTCTGGACCGCTTCAACGTCGAGCCCAGCTGTGAAGACGACTGCCCCGACTGCATCCAGGAGCGTGAGAGCAAGGACAATGGCTTCGCCACAGGAATGGGAAGCTCTGAGGAGTACAAGCCCAAGGAGCGTGTTGACTGGGTCCGCATTTCTGAGAGCATGGCCAAGCCCCGCTGGGTCTTTGATGGCCGTGGTGTCATCGATTCTCGAGAGATGGTCAAGCTTGGCGTTCGCGTCGAGAGTGTTGGTCGCCAGCACCGCTTCTAA
- a CDS encoding UDPglucose 6-dehydrogenase, whose translation MSSNGTQEAPIEVRRICCVGAGYVGGPTAAVVAFQNPNIQVTVVDRDTTRIRRWNSRHPPIYEPGLHDIVRIARDGGRPTKISNEPTTDSEGSSAEDGEIAVAERKPNLFFSTDIAKHISEADIVLVAVNTPTKYRGVGAGSATDMTAFEAVTGVVAQYAREGAIIVEKSTVPCRTAQLVADTLNMHRPGVHFEILSNPEFLAAGTAVNDLLYPDRILIGSAPTPSGKRAAEALVKVYNAWIPRERILTTNVWSSELAKLVANSMLAQRISSINSISAVCEQTGADVDEVARAVGVDPRIGNKFLMAGIGFGGSCFKKDVLNLVYLAETMGLPEVAEYWRQVVKMNEYARDRFSNRVIKCLNNTLVGKKVTILGFAFKKNTSDTREAPALEMIKTLLEERPREVAVFDPCCNPLVIKAEIKELLGPLAEGHNITVHGNAYDACESSTAIIIATEFDEFRNQPPPPPAPTPAVQSKTIGRKPNPKADPRPFESATPSANELLALHKHLVQRADVQSHDPLDRFNVEPSCEDDCPDCIQERESKDNGFATGMGSSEEYKPKERVDWVRISESMAKPRWVFDGRGVIDSREMVKLGVRVESVGRQHRF comes from the exons atgtcttcaAACGGTACTCAGGAGGCCCCCATTGAGGTCCGCCGCATCTGCTGTGTTGGTGCTGGTTACGTTG GTGGCCCTACCGCTGCTGTCGTCGCTTTCCAGAACCCGAACATTCAGGTTACTGTCGTCGACCGAGACACCACCCGCATTCGCCGTTGGAACTCCCGCCACCCCCCTATCTACGAGCCCGGTCTGCACGATATCGTCCGAATTGCCCGTGATGGTGGCCGACCTACCAAGATCTCCAATGAGCCTACCACTGATAGTGAGGGTTCCTCTGCTGAGGACGGCGAGATCGCCGTTGCTGAGCGCAAGCCCAACCTGTTCTTCTCCACCGACATTGCCAAGCACATTAGCGAGGCCGATATTGTCCTGGTTGCCGTTAACACTCCCACCAAGTACCGTGGTGTTGGTGCCGGCAGCGCCACTGATATGACCGCTTTCGAGGCTGTCACCGGCGTCGTTGCTCAGTACGCCCGCGAGGGTGCCATCATTGTCGAGAAGTCGACTGTTCCTTGCCGAACTGCCCAGCTTGTCGCTGATACT CTTAACATGCACCGCCCTGGTGTCCATTTCGAGATTCTCTCCAACCCCGAGTTCTTGGCTGCCGGTACCGCCGTCAACGATCTCCTCTACCCTGACCGTATCCTGATCGGTTCTGCTCCTACCCCCTCCGGTAAGCGAGCTGCCGAGGCTCTCGTCAAGGTTTACAACGCCTGGATTCCTCGCGAGCGCATTCTGACCACCAACGTCTGGTCTTCCGAGCTCGCTAAGCTTGTTGCCAACTCTATGCTGGCTCAGCGTATCTCCtccatcaactccatctccGCTGTTTGCGAGCAGACTGGCGCTGATGTCGATGAAGTCGCCCGTGCTGTCGGTGTTGACCCCCGTATTGGTAACAAGTTCTTGATGGCTGGTATTGGTTTCGGTGGCAGTtgcttcaagaaggatgttCTCAACCTCGTCTACCTTGCTGAGACCATGGGTCTTCCCGAGGTCGCTGAGTACTGGCGCCAGGTTGTCAAGATGAACGAGTATGCCCGTGACCGTTTCTCCAACCGTGTCATCAAGTgcctcaacaacaccctcgTTGGCAAGAAGGTTACCAttcttggctttgctttCAAGAAGAACACCTCCGATACCCGTGAGGCTCCCGCtcttgagatgatcaagaccCTTCTTGAGGAGCGCCCCCGTGAGGTGGCTGTCTTCGATCCCTGCTGTAACCCTCTGGttatcaaggctgagatcaaggagctcCTCGGACCCCTCGCTGAGGGACACAACATCACTGTCCACGGCAATGCCTACGATGCTTGCGAGTCCAGTACCGCCATCATCATTGCTACTGAGTTCGACGAGTTCCGCAACCagcctcctccccctcccgCCCCTACACCTGCCGTCCAATCCAAGACCATTGGCCGCAAGCCCAACCCCAAGGCCGACCCTCGTCCTTTCGAGAGCGCCACCCCCAGTGCCAACGAGCTCCTCGCTCTCCACAAGCACCTTGTCCAACGTGCTGATGTCCAGTCCCATGACCCTCTGGACCGCTTCAACGTCGAGCCCAGCTGTGAAGACGACTGCCCCGACTGCATCCAGGAGCGTGAGAGCAAGGACAATGGCTTCGCCACAGGAATGGGAAGCTCTGAGGAGTACAAGCCCAAGGAGCGTGTTGACTGGGTCCGCATTTCTGAGAGCATGGCCAAGCCCCGCTGGGTCTTTGATGGCCGTGGTGTCATCGATTCTCGAGAGATGGTCAAGCTTGGCGTTCGCGTCGAGAGTGTTGGTCGCCAGCACCGCTTCTAA